In Iodobacter fluviatilis, one DNA window encodes the following:
- a CDS encoding 2OG-Fe(II) oxygenase has product MGQRIVRVAKKLSADLIDELIHDEIAVVRIEGYYPAHLCNLLSHNILSSQDIDPYTHEVIEDEKLLQKYFGVDRIGIPFNSTYNTANPEAIHEYYRNASVQIERLRGYCEHFLSPIDKLRLELDELFIPGATVAHFEHKKMLAGIVRISRAEQSYLSASEPHFDALPPEYAQLDAQLAANIYLKVPDAGGELEIWDIPALTPLTQAPEQWRAQLPDPVKIKPSQGDLLIFNCRKPHAIGAFLGEDRITTQMFIGYQQEKSLLLWN; this is encoded by the coding sequence ATGGGGCAAAGAATAGTCAGAGTTGCAAAGAAGTTATCGGCAGATTTAATTGATGAACTGATTCATGATGAAATTGCTGTTGTCCGTATAGAAGGCTATTACCCGGCGCATTTATGCAATTTACTCAGTCATAATATATTGAGCAGCCAGGATATAGATCCCTATACCCATGAAGTGATTGAAGATGAAAAACTGCTGCAAAAGTATTTTGGTGTTGATCGTATCGGGATTCCGTTTAATAGCACTTACAATACCGCTAATCCTGAAGCCATCCATGAATACTATCGCAATGCCAGTGTGCAAATTGAACGGTTACGCGGGTATTGTGAGCACTTTTTATCGCCCATTGATAAATTGCGACTGGAATTAGATGAGTTGTTTATACCGGGGGCAACCGTTGCCCATTTTGAGCATAAAAAAATGCTGGCCGGAATTGTGCGCATCAGCAGGGCAGAGCAATCCTATTTAAGTGCATCAGAGCCGCACTTTGATGCATTACCTCCTGAATATGCTCAATTAGATGCCCAGCTTGCCGCCAATATTTATTTAAAAGTGCCGGATGCAGGCGGTGAATTGGAAATATGGGATATCCCTGCACTGACCCCTTTGACCCAAGCCCCGGAGCAATGGCGGGCCCAATTACCTGATCCGGTAAAAATAAAACCCAGCCAGGGTGATTTGCTTATTTTTAACTGCCGTAAACCGCATGCCATTGGCGCATTTTTGGGTGAAGACAGAATCACAACGCAAATGTTTATCGGCTATCAGCAGGAAAAATCACTCCTGCTTTGGAATTAG
- a CDS encoding glycerol dehydrogenase, with protein MEKIISSPGKYIQGKGVLASLAKYSLQLGDTALIMSGGMVKSIVTPIISKSFSDAHAAFYMETFEGECCRTEIDRLVAICKAKQIKVVIGVGGGKTLDTAKAVAYYHQVPVVIAPTIASTDAPTSALSVIYTEAGQFESYLMLPKNPDVVLIDSQIVARAPARLIVAGMGDALATYFEARANGCSGNPAMSGGIPTLSALALAELCYKTLLKDGLKAKLAVESQVVTQAVENIIEANTYLSGIGFESGGLAAAHAVHNGLTLLSECHHLFHGEKVAFGTLVQLALENAPLEEINQVLAFCHSVGLPTCLADLGAGDVSKEALMAVAKAACAAGETIHNMPFKVDADAVYGAILVADQLGKRV; from the coding sequence ATGGAAAAGATCATTTCAAGCCCAGGCAAATACATCCAGGGCAAAGGCGTACTGGCTTCTTTGGCTAAATACAGCCTGCAACTGGGCGATACAGCGCTGATTATGAGTGGTGGCATGGTAAAGAGCATCGTCACCCCTATCATCAGCAAGAGTTTTAGCGATGCGCACGCCGCGTTTTATATGGAAACCTTTGAAGGCGAATGTTGCCGTACAGAAATTGATCGCCTTGTCGCCATCTGTAAAGCAAAGCAGATTAAAGTGGTGATTGGCGTGGGCGGTGGCAAAACACTGGATACCGCGAAAGCCGTGGCTTATTACCATCAAGTGCCAGTTGTGATTGCGCCAACCATTGCCTCTACCGATGCGCCCACCAGCGCCTTATCGGTGATTTACACCGAGGCAGGGCAATTTGAATCTTATTTAATGCTGCCCAAAAATCCTGATGTAGTGCTGATCGACAGCCAAATCGTTGCCCGGGCCCCGGCCCGCCTGATTGTGGCAGGGATGGGGGATGCACTGGCCACCTATTTTGAAGCCCGCGCCAATGGGTGCTCTGGCAATCCAGCCATGTCTGGCGGCATCCCTACCCTGTCGGCGCTGGCGCTAGCCGAGCTTTGCTATAAAACGTTGCTGAAAGATGGCCTGAAAGCCAAATTAGCGGTCGAAAGCCAAGTAGTTACGCAGGCAGTAGAAAATATCATTGAAGCCAATACTTACTTAAGTGGCATTGGTTTTGAAAGTGGCGGATTAGCGGCTGCCCACGCCGTGCATAATGGCCTGACTTTACTCAGCGAATGCCATCATTTATTTCACGGCGAAAAAGTCGCTTTCGGCACGCTGGTGCAATTGGCTTTAGAAAACGCCCCCTTAGAAGAAATCAATCAAGTACTAGCTTTCTGCCACAGCGTGGGCCTGCCCACCTGCCTCGCTGATCTGGGCGCAGGCGATGTCAGCAAAGAAGCACTGATGGCCGTCGCCAAAGCAGCTTGTGCTGCAGGTGAAACCATACACAATATGCCGTTTAAAGTAGACGCCGATGCGGTGTATGGGGCAATTTTAGTTGCAGATCAATTAGGCAAGCGGGTTTAA
- a CDS encoding alanine/glycine:cation symporter family protein has translation MQEWVNAINSWIWSSALIYLCLGVGLYFSIRTRFMQVRHIREMIRLMFKGKASAAGVSSFQALSLSLSGRVGTGNIAGVATAISFGGPGAIFWMWVVAFLGASTAYIESVLGQIYHEKHEGQYRGGPAFYIEKGLGWKWYSMLFACVTVIACGVLMPGVQANGIAAGLKTAFGLSPEVTGAIVVLLLGMIIFGGVKRIANVAQVVVPFMALGYILIAFVVILLNIQQLPDVFMLIVRSAFGTEAGMGAMLGLAIQWGVKRGIYSNEAGQGTGPHAAAAAEVKHPAQQGLVQAFSVYIDTLFVCSATAFMILITGKYNVVAPDGQAIFTGLAGMTAGSDFTQAAVEQALPGFGSMFVGIALFFFAFTTILAYYYIAETNVAFLARKTPSAGLFFVLKIAILAVSFYGCIRTAELAWGLGDMGVGLMAWLNIIAILALQKPALATLKDYEQQLSLKQDPVFNPRAMRLNVAKHWHAKHSESEAIPEAPKA, from the coding sequence ATGCAAGAATGGGTGAATGCGATAAACAGCTGGATCTGGAGCTCTGCCCTGATCTATTTGTGCCTGGGCGTGGGGCTGTATTTTTCGATTCGCACCCGCTTTATGCAAGTTCGCCATATCCGCGAAATGATTCGACTGATGTTCAAAGGCAAAGCCTCTGCTGCCGGTGTTTCGTCGTTTCAGGCGCTGTCTCTCTCGCTTTCCGGCCGGGTAGGCACAGGGAATATTGCAGGCGTCGCCACCGCCATCTCTTTTGGCGGGCCGGGTGCTATCTTCTGGATGTGGGTAGTGGCATTCTTAGGCGCCAGCACGGCCTATATTGAATCGGTGCTCGGGCAGATTTATCACGAAAAACACGAAGGCCAGTACCGGGGCGGCCCCGCTTTTTATATTGAAAAAGGCCTAGGCTGGAAATGGTATTCCATGCTGTTTGCCTGTGTCACCGTCATTGCCTGCGGGGTACTGATGCCTGGCGTGCAAGCCAATGGGATTGCTGCTGGCTTAAAAACGGCTTTTGGGTTGAGCCCCGAAGTCACTGGTGCAATCGTGGTGCTATTACTCGGCATGATTATTTTTGGCGGCGTAAAACGCATTGCCAATGTAGCGCAAGTGGTGGTGCCCTTTATGGCGCTGGGCTATATCCTGATTGCCTTTGTGGTGATTCTGCTCAATATTCAGCAATTACCCGATGTCTTTATGCTGATTGTCCGCTCTGCTTTTGGTACCGAGGCGGGCATGGGGGCCATGCTGGGGCTGGCGATTCAATGGGGGGTAAAACGCGGTATTTATTCAAATGAAGCGGGCCAAGGTACCGGGCCGCATGCCGCCGCTGCCGCTGAAGTTAAACACCCCGCCCAGCAAGGCTTGGTGCAAGCGTTTTCGGTCTATATCGATACGCTTTTTGTCTGCTCTGCCACAGCCTTTATGATTTTAATTACCGGCAAATACAATGTAGTGGCCCCCGATGGGCAGGCTATTTTCACTGGCCTAGCAGGCATGACGGCAGGAAGCGATTTTACTCAGGCCGCGGTAGAGCAAGCCCTACCGGGCTTTGGCTCCATGTTTGTCGGCATTGCCCTGTTCTTTTTCGCCTTCACCACGATTTTGGCTTACTACTATATTGCCGAAACAAATGTCGCCTTTTTAGCACGAAAAACCCCTTCAGCCGGACTATTTTTTGTTTTAAAAATAGCCATTCTCGCCGTATCGTTTTATGGCTGCATCCGAACAGCAGAGCTGGCATGGGGCTTGGGCGATATGGGGGTTGGGCTGATGGCTTGGCTGAATATCATCGCCATTTTAGCGTTACAAAAACCGGCACTGGCCACGCTAAAAGACTACGAGCAACAGCTCAGCCTTAAGCAAGATCCGGTATTTAACCCAAGGGCTATGAGGCTGAATGTTGCTAAGCATTGGCATGCTAAGCACTCAGAATCTGAAGCAATACCCGAAGCGCCCAAAGCTTAG
- a CDS encoding substrate-binding periplasmic protein produces the protein MRDFLTIFLFIISAASAQCAEVRVRIASGEFQPYLSESLQDEGFISKIIREAFRQEKVAVSIAYYPWKRSYDMVKKGEADLTPYWVKTPERSQLFIFSDPIDVVQYGFFYLKDKKITQLDLSSLNNYKVGVSIGYSYGAAFDTARKKQQFICDEAPSDEINIKKLIAKRIDLFTADKTLGQYLISTTLPPKDAERITFFPKNFAEEPVYLLISKKTPNGAEIADKFNKGLKKLKQSGEYQRIMQEAKNQ, from the coding sequence TTGCGTGATTTTCTCACCATTTTTCTCTTTATCATCTCAGCGGCCAGCGCACAATGCGCTGAGGTACGTGTTCGGATCGCCAGTGGCGAGTTTCAGCCCTATCTATCTGAATCGCTGCAGGATGAAGGATTTATCAGCAAAATAATCAGAGAAGCATTCAGGCAGGAAAAGGTGGCGGTATCTATCGCTTATTACCCATGGAAAAGATCATACGATATGGTCAAAAAGGGCGAGGCAGACCTCACCCCTTATTGGGTTAAAACACCGGAGCGCAGCCAGCTTTTTATTTTCAGCGATCCGATTGATGTTGTTCAGTATGGTTTTTTTTATTTAAAAGATAAAAAAATAACGCAACTGGATTTGAGTAGTTTAAATAATTACAAAGTAGGCGTAAGTATTGGCTACAGCTATGGTGCCGCCTTTGATACCGCCAGAAAAAAACAGCAATTTATATGTGATGAAGCCCCCAGCGATGAAATCAATATCAAAAAATTAATTGCCAAACGAATTGACTTATTTACTGCAGATAAAACACTGGGACAATACCTTATCTCTACCACACTCCCCCCTAAAGATGCAGAAAGAATCACCTTCTTCCCCAAAAACTTTGCCGAAGAGCCTGTTTATTTGTTAATTTCTAAAAAAACGCCCAATGGCGCAGAAATTGCCGATAAATTTAATAAAGGCCTTAAAAAATTAAAACAGAGCGGCGAGTATCAGCGCATCATGCAAGAAGCAAAAAATCAATAA
- a CDS encoding LexA family protein, whose protein sequence is MSDFYTTQGARLPAAGCVPVYLPYSSTPIAAGFPSPAEGYLEEYLSLDQHLIQDKESTVLLRCKGDSMIDAHICAGDWLIVDRGRQAVSGDIVVAALDGEFTLKRLILRGQQVILQPENPAYQPIFVRPEQELSLFGVLTGLARRV, encoded by the coding sequence ATGTCGGATTTTTATACTACTCAGGGGGCCCGCTTGCCAGCAGCAGGCTGCGTGCCTGTTTACCTGCCTTATAGCAGTACCCCGATTGCTGCTGGTTTTCCCAGCCCTGCAGAGGGATATTTAGAAGAGTATCTCAGCCTTGATCAGCACCTTATTCAGGATAAGGAATCAACCGTTTTGCTGCGCTGCAAGGGGGATTCGATGATTGATGCGCATATTTGTGCAGGAGACTGGCTGATTGTGGACCGGGGCCGCCAGGCGGTATCTGGCGATATTGTTGTTGCCGCTCTAGATGGTGAATTCACTTTGAAGAGGCTGATTTTGCGCGGGCAGCAGGTAATCTTGCAGCCGGAAAATCCGGCATATCAGCCCATTTTTGTGCGGCCAGAGCAGGAGCTTTCGCTGTTTGGCGTGCTCACAGGTCTTGCGAGGCGTGTGTAA
- a CDS encoding Y-family DNA polymerase — translation MQRQIALVDCNNFYASCERVFRPALNQRPIVVLSNNDGCVVARSNESKALGIPMGVPLFQIRDLIAQHGVVVLSSNYALYGDLSRRVMSILGRYSPLQEIYSIDESFLDLTGFSRVTAYCHTLKNDIKQRTGIPVCVGLAPSKTLAKLCNMLAKKMQPWAKNGVFNFYETEPQAWDAILQKLPVGEVWGIGCRLARKLEFDGISTVYDLKKASPALLRRRHGILVGQTIAELNGEACLELEDLPAARQHILVSRSFGRKTCLFSEVQAALALHISSAATKLRQQQSLASQLTLFVRSQPSDYSHPPVHRSVVLPLSAPTDDTLLLQKAALAGLKTLFTEGALYQKAGVMLAGVVGESEQQLDLFADSPPPQRAKLMAALDLINQHFGRHTLRSAAELMSHASNMNQQWRSPRYTTCWNELLEV, via the coding sequence ATGCAGCGGCAAATTGCGCTTGTGGATTGCAATAATTTTTATGCGTCTTGCGAGCGGGTATTTCGGCCCGCTTTAAATCAACGGCCCATCGTCGTGCTGTCAAATAACGATGGCTGCGTGGTGGCCCGCAGCAATGAAAGCAAGGCGCTGGGTATTCCTATGGGCGTGCCTTTGTTTCAGATCAGGGATTTAATTGCACAGCATGGCGTCGTGGTACTTTCCAGTAATTACGCTTTATATGGCGATTTAAGCCGCCGGGTGATGTCTATCCTTGGGCGTTACTCTCCCTTGCAAGAAATCTATTCTATCGATGAAAGCTTTCTGGATTTAACGGGTTTCAGCAGGGTGACGGCGTATTGTCATACGCTAAAAAATGATATTAAGCAGCGCACGGGCATTCCTGTTTGTGTAGGGCTTGCACCTAGTAAAACACTGGCAAAGCTGTGCAATATGCTGGCTAAAAAAATGCAGCCATGGGCTAAAAATGGGGTGTTTAATTTCTATGAAACTGAGCCTCAGGCTTGGGATGCCATTTTGCAAAAGTTGCCTGTGGGAGAGGTGTGGGGGATAGGGTGCCGGCTTGCCCGCAAATTAGAATTTGATGGCATCTCTACGGTTTATGATTTAAAAAAAGCGTCGCCTGCATTGCTGCGTCGCCGTCATGGCATTTTAGTGGGGCAAACCATTGCAGAGCTTAATGGCGAAGCCTGCTTAGAGCTGGAAGATCTTCCGGCGGCAAGGCAGCATATTCTGGTCAGCCGTTCATTTGGCCGTAAAACCTGTTTATTCAGCGAGGTGCAGGCCGCACTGGCACTGCATATTTCTTCTGCGGCCACTAAGCTTAGGCAACAGCAGTCTCTTGCCAGCCAGCTTACTTTATTTGTACGCAGCCAGCCTTCTGATTACAGCCATCCCCCCGTGCACCGCTCTGTTGTATTGCCTTTAAGTGCGCCGACAGATGACACCCTGCTCTTGCAAAAAGCAGCACTGGCAGGTTTAAAAACACTATTTACGGAGGGCGCTTTGTATCAAAAAGCAGGCGTTATGCTGGCGGGCGTAGTGGGGGAATCAGAGCAACAGCTGGATTTGTTTGCCGATAGTCCTCCCCCTCAGCGGGCAAAGCTGATGGCGGCTCTGGATTTAATCAATCAACATTTTGGCAGGCATACCCTGCGCAGTGCAGCAGAGCTGATGAGCCACGCCAGCAACATGAATCAGCAGTGGCGGTCACCGCGTTATACCACTTGCTGGAATGAGTTATTGGAAGTTTAA
- a CDS encoding arylamine N-acetyltransferase family protein, with protein sequence MLNNQEIRFYLERINYSGSIAADLPTLNALHQAHMRHIPFENLDIHLGIAIDLSLPALFDKIILKKRGGFCYELNYLFLALLSSLGFSTRLISAQVFNGKSYGPAFDHLLLLIALDQQQYIADIGFGDSFQTPLLVHAQKNNNAAYQIVQSDQIYTVMQKKNNHEYKPQYQFTLNAYGISDFAEMCIYQQTSPASHFTQKSVCSIATAEGRNTISNDCVIQSKNGHRTLHHIEDTAEYRQCLLQLFQMQLPSNATVAALLAPRKVSS encoded by the coding sequence ATGCTAAACAATCAGGAAATCAGGTTTTATCTGGAACGAATCAATTACTCCGGTAGCATTGCCGCCGATCTGCCTACGCTCAACGCCCTGCATCAAGCCCATATGCGGCATATTCCTTTTGAAAATCTAGATATTCACTTGGGTATTGCGATTGATTTAAGCCTTCCCGCCCTGTTTGATAAAATCATATTAAAAAAGCGGGGTGGATTTTGTTATGAGCTGAATTATCTGTTTCTTGCCCTGCTTTCATCGCTGGGCTTTAGCACCCGGCTGATTTCGGCCCAAGTATTTAATGGCAAAAGCTATGGACCAGCATTCGATCATCTGCTTCTGCTAATTGCCCTAGATCAACAGCAATATATTGCCGATATTGGTTTTGGCGATTCATTTCAAACGCCTTTACTTGTTCACGCGCAAAAAAATAACAATGCGGCTTACCAGATCGTGCAAAGCGATCAGATTTATACCGTGATGCAGAAAAAAAATAATCATGAATATAAACCGCAATACCAATTCACATTAAATGCATATGGCATTAGCGATTTTGCAGAGATGTGTATTTATCAGCAAACCTCCCCTGCTTCACATTTTACGCAAAAATCAGTTTGCTCAATCGCAACGGCTGAGGGGCGCAATACCATTTCAAATGATTGCGTCATTCAAAGTAAAAATGGCCACCGCACACTGCACCATATCGAAGACACAGCAGAATATCGCCAGTGCTTACTGCAACTATTTCAAATGCAGCTTCCCAGCAATGCAACGGTTGCTGCCCTGCTGGCCCCCCGAAAAGTCAGCAGCTAG
- a CDS encoding endonuclease/exonuclease/phosphatase family protein codes for MASVGDFALNNHLSLKVATYNIHKGLSLFNQRLVVHDVREALQALSPDLIFLQEVQGAHSQRIQRFSNWPVAPQHEYLAGDLHVAYGLNARYKLGHHGNALLSRFPILRWHNHDLTLHRFEQRGVLHCELDVPGWHQPLHALCVHLNLRAMDRRKQVKMLIERVLSDVPEHAPLVLAGDFNDWRGEATLHFARELGLIEAFNALHGTSAKSFPARLPILSLDRVYLRGFTVQVANVLGGVPWSDLSDHAPLYTVLHRNEGGLGTAGVEL; via the coding sequence ATGGCCTCTGTGGGTGATTTTGCTTTGAATAATCATTTGTCTTTAAAAGTGGCTACTTACAATATTCACAAGGGGCTGTCGCTGTTTAACCAGCGGCTGGTTGTGCATGATGTTCGTGAGGCCTTGCAGGCTTTGTCGCCAGATTTGATTTTTTTACAGGAAGTACAAGGCGCGCACAGCCAGCGAATACAGCGTTTTTCTAACTGGCCAGTTGCCCCGCAGCATGAATATCTGGCGGGCGATTTACATGTGGCTTATGGCTTAAATGCCCGTTATAAGCTGGGGCACCATGGTAATGCACTGTTATCCCGGTTCCCTATTTTGCGCTGGCATAATCATGATTTAACCCTGCACCGTTTTGAGCAGCGTGGCGTCTTACACTGCGAGCTGGATGTGCCGGGCTGGCATCAGCCACTGCATGCGCTTTGTGTGCACCTCAATTTGCGGGCAATGGACAGGCGTAAACAAGTCAAAATGCTGATCGAACGGGTACTCAGTGATGTGCCTGAACATGCGCCTCTGGTGCTGGCTGGCGATTTTAATGATTGGCGCGGCGAGGCCACCCTGCATTTTGCCCGCGAGCTGGGTTTGATCGAGGCCTTTAATGCTTTGCACGGTACTTCTGCTAAAAGCTTTCCTGCCCGCTTACCTATCCTGTCTCTGGATCGGGTGTATTTACGGGGGTTTACGGTGCAAGTGGCCAATGTGCTGGGCGGAGTGCCCTGGTCTGATTTGTCGGATCATGCGCCACTCTATACCGTCTTACACCGTAATGAGGGTGGGCTTGGGACGGCGGGTGTTGAACTGTAA
- a CDS encoding pyridoxal-phosphate-dependent aminotransferase family protein has translation MLTPPMIMPFFPPHRILMGPGPSDIYPSVLAALSKPTVGHLDPLFVGMMDEIKTLLQYAFQTQNSVTMAVSAPGSAGMEACFVNLVEPGETVIVCRNGVFGERMRQNVERLGAIAVLVDNAWGEPVNPQQVEDALKAHPEAKFLAFVHAETSTGALSDAKTLCALAKKYDCLTIVDAVTSLGGVELRVDDWGIDAVYSGSQKCLSCVPGLSPLSFSDAAVAKLKARKTPVQSWFLDQSLVMGYWGDATGGAKRSYHHTAPVNTLYALHESLRLLANEGLEKAWQRHRDMHQLLRHGLESLGLEFVVEEAYRLPQLNTVHIPAGIDDAAVRKVLLEDYNLEIGAGLGALAGKAWRFGLMGYGARRENIAVCVHALATVLR, from the coding sequence ATGCTTACGCCACCGATGATTATGCCTTTTTTCCCTCCGCATCGTATTTTGATGGGGCCGGGGCCCTCTGATATTTATCCTTCTGTGCTGGCGGCATTGTCCAAACCCACCGTGGGCCATTTAGACCCGCTGTTTGTGGGCATGATGGACGAGATTAAAACGCTGCTGCAATACGCATTTCAGACCCAAAACTCAGTCACCATGGCGGTTTCAGCGCCAGGTTCTGCAGGGATGGAAGCGTGTTTTGTGAATCTGGTTGAGCCGGGTGAAACCGTCATCGTTTGCCGCAACGGCGTATTTGGCGAGCGTATGCGCCAGAATGTTGAGCGCCTAGGCGCAATTGCCGTACTGGTAGATAACGCATGGGGCGAGCCGGTTAATCCGCAGCAAGTAGAAGATGCACTCAAAGCTCATCCAGAAGCCAAGTTCCTCGCCTTTGTGCATGCAGAAACCTCCACAGGGGCTTTGTCTGATGCCAAAACGCTCTGTGCACTGGCTAAAAAATACGATTGCCTGACGATTGTGGATGCGGTGACTTCCCTTGGTGGTGTTGAGCTGCGCGTGGATGATTGGGGTATTGATGCGGTGTATTCAGGTAGCCAGAAGTGTTTATCCTGCGTGCCTGGCCTCTCGCCGCTGTCTTTCTCTGATGCGGCCGTGGCTAAATTAAAAGCACGCAAAACGCCGGTACAAAGCTGGTTTTTAGATCAAAGCTTGGTGATGGGCTATTGGGGCGATGCCACAGGAGGCGCAAAGCGCAGCTATCACCACACCGCGCCGGTGAATACGCTGTATGCCTTGCATGAATCTTTGCGCTTGCTGGCGAATGAAGGCTTAGAAAAAGCATGGCAGCGCCACCGTGATATGCATCAGCTGCTGCGCCATGGTCTGGAATCTTTGGGGCTGGAATTTGTAGTGGAAGAAGCTTACCGCCTGCCTCAGCTCAATACCGTGCATATTCCTGCAGGCATTGATGATGCTGCGGTGCGCAAGGTGCTGCTGGAAGATTACAACCTTGAAATTGGCGCAGGCCTAGGCGCGCTGGCTGGTAAAGCATGGCGGTTTGGCCTGATGGGGTATGGCGCACGACGTGAAAATATTGCTGTGTGTGTACATGCTTTGGCGACGGTACTGCGCTAA
- a CDS encoding pyridoxal phosphate-dependent decarboxylase family protein → MMQQDFKQALADVSEWMNAYQQNVADYPVVTALKGGEILQQIPDFAPKNAEHFSEIFADFKKIIVPGITHWQHPQFMGYFPSNTSPPSVLAEMLVASLGVQCMSWLTSPAATELEIRMMEWLRDLWGLPEAFSGVIQDSASSSTLIALLVAREKATQFEVNQTGVAGYKLSAYCSSEAHTSIEKAIKIAGIGQQNLRKIPVDEHQSIRIDLLQQAIAEDIEQGFTPFFMVGALGTTGSTAVDDLAAMAKIAKAQQIWFHIDAAYAGSALMLPEVRQLAAGYTEADSMVVNPHKWLLCNFDCSAFFIRDKESLLKTFTLGLIPEYLKSPNSTGQTHFMNWGVGLGRRFRALKLWFVLRWYGTNGLRDLVTHHLDLSARLEQWLRQEPHFEVLAQRHFNLLCFRLKASDEINMELLRRINASGKVFMTHTKINHQLALRMVIGQTEVNERHVWEAWQLIKNLAKDLM, encoded by the coding sequence ATGATGCAACAAGACTTTAAACAGGCGCTGGCCGATGTCAGTGAATGGATGAATGCATATCAGCAGAATGTTGCTGATTATCCGGTCGTGACCGCATTAAAAGGCGGCGAGATTTTGCAGCAGATCCCTGATTTTGCGCCCAAAAATGCCGAGCATTTCTCTGAGATTTTTGCCGATTTTAAAAAGATTATTGTGCCGGGGATAACGCATTGGCAGCACCCGCAGTTTATGGGGTATTTCCCTTCTAATACCAGCCCGCCTTCTGTATTGGCCGAAATGCTGGTGGCCAGCCTGGGGGTGCAGTGCATGAGCTGGCTCACCTCACCTGCAGCTACAGAATTAGAAATCAGAATGATGGAATGGCTGCGTGATTTATGGGGCTTGCCTGAGGCTTTTTCGGGTGTAATTCAGGATTCCGCATCCAGCTCTACCCTGATTGCGCTCTTGGTGGCCAGGGAAAAAGCGACACAGTTTGAAGTAAATCAAACGGGTGTGGCAGGGTATAAATTAAGCGCGTATTGCTCGTCTGAAGCACATACCTCTATTGAAAAAGCGATCAAAATTGCCGGTATCGGCCAGCAAAACCTAAGAAAAATCCCTGTAGACGAGCATCAATCTATCCGCATTGATCTCTTGCAACAAGCCATTGCTGAGGATATTGAGCAAGGGTTTACGCCGTTTTTTATGGTGGGCGCCTTGGGGACGACAGGCAGCACGGCCGTTGATGATCTTGCTGCGATGGCCAAAATCGCCAAGGCACAGCAAATCTGGTTTCATATCGATGCAGCCTATGCCGGATCGGCGCTGATGTTGCCCGAGGTGCGGCAACTCGCGGCAGGGTATACCGAGGCCGATAGCATGGTGGTGAATCCGCATAAATGGCTGCTTTGCAATTTTGATTGCTCAGCGTTTTTTATTCGCGATAAAGAAAGCCTGCTTAAAACCTTTACGCTGGGCCTGATTCCTGAATATCTGAAATCCCCCAATAGCACCGGTCAGACTCATTTTATGAATTGGGGTGTGGGCCTTGGGCGGCGATTCAGGGCTTTAAAACTTTGGTTTGTGCTGCGCTGGTACGGCACAAACGGTTTAAGGGATTTAGTGACGCATCACCTTGATTTAAGCGCCAGGCTGGAGCAGTGGCTAAGGCAAGAGCCTCATTTTGAAGTGCTTGCTCAGCGGCATTTTAATTTGCTCTGCTTTCGTTTAAAAGCCAGTGACGAGATTAATATGGAGCTGCTGCGCCGCATCAATGCCAGTGGCAAAGTGTTTATGACGCATACCAAAATCAACCATCAGCTGGCTCTCAGAATGGTGATTGGCCAAACTGAAGTGAATGAGCGGCATGTTTGGGAGGCCTGGCAGCTGATTAAAAACTTGGCAAAAGATTTAATGTAA